One genomic segment of Limnothrix sp. FACHB-406 includes these proteins:
- a CDS encoding glycosyltransferase 61 family protein, whose amino-acid sequence MLKFWSVAAFCTFARSRWAQERIPVGRWWRWAQAWAAAGEPEAVLAALETAVIQRPGSFKLVRQLLDTYGQAGYRRAAWRPVQRLVAVRPRVAGRAWAALGDLYWAMGEWSEAMRAYDEAKQNQYQSTYLEERAARFWASRQDWTRAKGAWWTAIAWEPSDRPDWHEALCFVLLSDRDFDGAIKAGETALALGGDRAVTWHRLAQAHRERGDRPTGNRCLRRAWQVGAKDPWSWFPQVSECADRPEWQRAWQMLQSAPDLAFPETAADYRRWSQLASQAGDWPAAIAALDQALTLDPQAPPSDWCALADLCARSGQDHLASLAWQRAINAGANQGGVYYAYAESQPRSALPDRLALWRRAMQDNPTDPRVYDNYGQTLEAANHPIAALAAYGRAILLAGRRLDIPFRQGGTLLQQLGWWRLACWFWDQASLLAPDSVWFQAERQAALARRAQSQGQWQRAIDHFMAALRYQPEFWPAYDGIQAVLAAAGLPPADPSPTSPSLFCQLPDGLAEATSLLATHWQGVAAELPGTDCFPAFEPETHPLRDSQGLGDPLPELQAIDHTLDAPAAYTVAIPQGRAWGDNLCSVVFNAQNQVIRDCSTGYSAIVASSPHLPPPQHFAGTVAFLATRWGKVTYFHWMFDLLPRLEVLRRSGFAWDSIDRFVVNLYELPFQHQSFERLQIPLEKVVACCHTEWFGSVDPVQGRIPHLTADRLLVPAIPELRIYRGSRWAHQFLRDTFLEPARISRFPDRLYITRRSAAYRQVLNDREVIATLEQFGFRAIDPARLPLVDQAAAFAAAKVIVAVHGAGLTNLVFAEPGTKVIEIFQPSHRQNTYWLLSNLGGLEHYHLTADLALGAEQATAVQQNITIDLDRLKALLKLAGID is encoded by the coding sequence GTGCTGAAGTTTTGGTCTGTGGCCGCATTTTGCACCTTTGCCCGATCGCGCTGGGCCCAAGAGCGAATCCCTGTGGGGCGCTGGTGGCGTTGGGCCCAGGCTTGGGCCGCAGCGGGCGAACCGGAAGCGGTTTTGGCCGCGCTGGAAACGGCGGTGATCCAGCGGCCTGGCTCCTTCAAATTGGTGCGGCAACTGTTGGACACTTACGGTCAAGCGGGCTATCGGCGGGCGGCCTGGCGACCGGTGCAACGGTTGGTGGCCGTGCGGCCCCGGGTGGCCGGGCGAGCCTGGGCCGCTTTGGGGGACTTGTATTGGGCGATGGGCGAGTGGTCGGAAGCCATGCGCGCCTACGACGAGGCCAAACAAAATCAGTATCAGTCCACCTATTTAGAGGAGCGGGCGGCCCGCTTTTGGGCCAGTCGTCAGGATTGGACGCGGGCCAAGGGCGCTTGGTGGACGGCGATCGCCTGGGAACCGAGCGATCGACCCGATTGGCACGAGGCACTCTGCTTTGTGCTCCTGAGCGATCGCGACTTTGACGGGGCGATCAAGGCCGGAGAAACGGCCCTGGCCCTGGGGGGCGATCGGGCCGTGACTTGGCATCGGTTGGCCCAAGCCCACCGGGAACGGGGCGATCGCCCCACGGGTAACCGCTGTTTGCGGCGGGCCTGGCAAGTGGGAGCCAAGGATCCCTGGAGTTGGTTTCCCCAGGTCAGTGAATGTGCCGATCGCCCAGAATGGCAACGGGCTTGGCAAATGTTGCAGAGTGCGCCGGACTTGGCCTTTCCTGAAACGGCCGCCGATTATCGCCGCTGGTCGCAACTGGCCAGTCAGGCGGGGGATTGGCCAGCGGCCATAGCCGCCCTCGATCAGGCCTTGACTCTGGATCCGCAGGCCCCACCCAGTGATTGGTGCGCCTTGGCGGATCTCTGCGCGCGATCGGGACAAGACCACCTGGCCAGCCTGGCTTGGCAACGGGCCATCAACGCCGGAGCCAATCAGGGCGGGGTCTACTATGCCTATGCCGAATCCCAGCCCCGGTCAGCATTGCCCGATCGTTTGGCCCTGTGGCGGCGAGCCATGCAAGATAACCCCACCGATCCCCGGGTGTATGACAACTATGGCCAAACCCTGGAAGCGGCCAACCACCCGATCGCCGCGCTGGCCGCCTACGGTCGAGCCATTCTGCTCGCCGGCCGACGTTTGGATATTCCCTTTCGACAAGGGGGAACCCTGTTGCAACAATTGGGTTGGTGGCGGCTGGCCTGCTGGTTTTGGGATCAAGCCAGTCTGCTCGCCCCCGATAGCGTTTGGTTCCAAGCGGAGCGCCAAGCGGCCCTGGCGCGTCGGGCCCAATCACAGGGGCAATGGCAACGGGCGATCGACCATTTCATGGCCGCCCTACGCTATCAGCCGGAATTTTGGCCCGCCTACGACGGCATTCAAGCCGTACTGGCGGCCGCCGGATTGCCGCCGGCCGATCCATCGCCCACTTCCCCGAGCCTGTTTTGCCAACTGCCTGATGGTCTGGCGGAAGCCACCAGCCTCCTGGCCACCCATTGGCAGGGCGTGGCGGCCGAGCTGCCGGGAACGGACTGCTTTCCCGCCTTTGAACCGGAAACCCATCCCCTCCGCGATTCCCAAGGCTTGGGCGATCCCCTACCGGAATTACAGGCGATCGACCATACTTTGGATGCGCCGGCCGCCTACACCGTTGCGATTCCCCAGGGGCGAGCCTGGGGCGATAACCTGTGCAGCGTGGTGTTCAATGCCCAAAATCAAGTGATTCGCGACTGTTCAACGGGTTACAGCGCCATTGTTGCCAGTTCGCCCCACCTGCCGCCGCCCCAACATTTCGCCGGAACGGTGGCTTTTTTGGCCACGCGCTGGGGCAAGGTCACCTATTTTCACTGGATGTTTGATCTGTTGCCTCGGTTGGAGGTGTTGCGGCGATCGGGCTTTGCGTGGGACTCGATCGATCGCTTTGTGGTCAATCTATATGAATTGCCCTTTCAGCACCAAAGTTTTGAGCGGTTGCAAATTCCCCTGGAAAAAGTGGTGGCCTGCTGCCATACAGAATGGTTTGGTTCCGTGGATCCGGTTCAAGGGCGAATTCCCCACTTGACGGCCGATCGGCTGTTAGTGCCAGCGATTCCCGAGTTGCGGATCTATCGGGGATCGCGCTGGGCCCATCAGTTTTTGCGCGATACCTTTTTGGAGCCGGCCCGCATTTCCCGCTTTCCCGATCGCCTCTACATCACCCGCCGCAGCGCCGCCTACCGCCAAGTGCTGAACGATCGGGAGGTGATTGCAACCTTGGAACAGTTCGGCTTTCGGGCGATCGACCCGGCCCGCCTGCCGCTGGTTGATCAGGCGGCGGCCTTTGCAGCGGCCAAGGTGATTGTGGCGGTGCATGGGGCCGGGCTAACGAACCTGGTGTTTGCAGAGCCGGGCACGAAGGTGATTGAAATTTTCCAGCCCAGTCACCGCCAAAACACCTACTGGCTCCTGAGCAACTTGGGCGGCTTGGAGCACTATCACCTCACGGCGGATCTAGCGCTCGGTGCGGAACAGGCCACGGCCGTGCAACAGAACATTACGATCGACCTCGATCGCCTGAAGGCCCTGCTGAAGTTGGCCGGAATTGATTAG
- a CDS encoding DMT family transporter, producing MNSDAGHRARSLRWGVLLAGMAAISTGAIFARWAMQSAGRSDWGFGLWLAAGRVTLAALAVAPAWPQTGRSPRSAWPWAVGAGACLALHFVCWLSSLGYTSIAASTVLVTTTPVWVAIAISVITQKFAGWIAWAGLAIALAGSAVIALSQDAGTIGSDPLLGNGLALAGAWAAAGYLLLGRVAQQRGLTIGSYAALAYGSAALLLSPLVALWGGGWQTITPTTVLAIALSALVPQLIGHTSFNWLVTQMPPLWVTLAILFEPVGASSLGWVVFGEQPGIGVLLGGVIVLLGVVLVVLGGRSAQG from the coding sequence GTGAATTCCGATGCTGGACACCGGGCCCGATCGCTCCGGTGGGGAGTGCTGTTGGCGGGAATGGCGGCCATTTCAACGGGGGCGATTTTTGCTCGCTGGGCGATGCAGTCGGCGGGGCGATCGGACTGGGGATTTGGCCTGTGGTTGGCGGCGGGACGGGTGACGTTGGCGGCGCTGGCGGTGGCTCCGGCTTGGCCCCAAACCGGGCGATCGCCCCGATCAGCCTGGCCTTGGGCCGTGGGGGCGGGGGCTTGCTTAGCGCTGCACTTCGTCTGTTGGCTCAGTTCTTTGGGTTATACCTCGATCGCCGCCTCCACCGTGTTGGTGACCACCACGCCGGTTTGGGTGGCCATAGCTATCAGTGTTATCACGCAGAAATTTGCGGGTTGGATTGCTTGGGCTGGCCTGGCGATCGCCTTGGCGGGCAGCGCCGTGATTGCCCTCAGCCAAGATGCCGGGACAATCGGCAGCGATCCTCTGTTGGGGAATGGGTTAGCCTTGGCAGGAGCCTGGGCCGCAGCGGGCTATCTGCTCCTTGGGCGAGTTGCCCAACAACGGGGACTGACCATTGGTTCCTACGCGGCTTTGGCCTATGGCAGCGCGGCCCTGTTGCTGAGTCCATTGGTGGCCCTGTGGGGCGGCGGTTGGCAAACCATCACCCCCACGACGGTGCTGGCGATCGCCCTGTCGGCGTTGGTTCCGCAACTGATTGGCCACACCAGTTTTAATTGGCTGGTGACCCAAATGCCGCCCCTATGGGTCACCCTGGCTATTTTGTTTGAGCCGGTGGGGGCCAGTAGTTTGGGCTGGGTGGTGTTTGGGGAACAACCGGGAATTGGCGTGTTGCTGGGGGGCGTGATTGTGTTGCTGGGGGTGGTGCTGGTGGTGTTGGGGGGGCGATCGGCTCAGGGGTGA
- a CDS encoding cupin domain-containing protein, which translates to MSTTTTIQLESHPTPDRLAALDVYNWPIWTKPVSEFPWTYDEAETCYILEGEVTVTPEGGEPVTIRKGDLVTFSAGLACTWNITQAIRKHYKFG; encoded by the coding sequence ATGAGCACAACCACTACTATTCAGCTTGAATCGCACCCCACTCCCGATCGACTCGCGGCCTTGGACGTGTACAACTGGCCCATTTGGACAAAACCAGTTTCAGAATTTCCATGGACCTATGATGAAGCGGAAACTTGCTACATCCTTGAAGGTGAAGTGACCGTCACCCCCGAGGGTGGTGAACCCGTCACCATTCGCAAAGGCGATTTGGTCACCTTCTCTGCCGGTTTGGCTTGCACATGGAACATCACCCAAGCCATTCGCAAGCACTACAAATTTGGCTAG
- a CDS encoding DUF4114 domain-containing protein, which translates to MRNHIPSFLLKATVTASVATLSVAAGSAQAFDINPRSTAPDYFQEVLPSMAPFVGKEARKLDPNEIKFRTLDESLLQLKHDHDVKVYFLGETAGGYRNRLDFATTGTTVTAQTKIFGDTSCSPSQSKTLVNFSGFCQNPNAAVAGRSVQDSPLNVGDWVNLGKFKAGTIFDFSLVSNWINGGISGKDVRTGKTVPGQFRANAKDNPDGKQHAMSYFYEDLLVLAFEDLWGGGDQDFNDTVFVIDFGRKNNREIAGVATPEPTIMMGLGLVGLGLAGSAKRRSRKSDTAS; encoded by the coding sequence ATGCGTAACCACATTCCTTCCTTCCTGCTCAAAGCAACCGTCACCGCCTCCGTAGCAACCCTGAGTGTTGCAGCCGGATCGGCCCAAGCATTTGACATCAATCCCCGTAGCACAGCGCCGGATTACTTCCAAGAAGTGTTGCCTTCCATGGCTCCCTTTGTCGGCAAGGAAGCTCGGAAGTTAGACCCCAACGAAATTAAATTTCGCACCTTGGATGAATCGCTGCTGCAACTGAAGCATGACCACGATGTGAAGGTTTACTTCCTCGGTGAAACGGCTGGCGGCTATCGCAACCGTCTGGACTTTGCCACCACCGGAACAACGGTTACGGCGCAGACGAAGATTTTTGGGGACACCTCTTGCAGCCCCAGCCAAAGCAAAACCCTGGTGAACTTCAGCGGCTTTTGCCAAAATCCGAACGCTGCTGTCGCAGGGCGATCGGTTCAAGACAGCCCCCTGAATGTGGGCGATTGGGTGAACCTGGGCAAGTTCAAGGCTGGCACGATCTTTGATTTCAGCCTGGTTTCCAACTGGATTAACGGCGGCATTTCCGGCAAGGATGTGCGCACTGGCAAGACGGTTCCGGGTCAGTTCCGGGCCAATGCGAAGGACAATCCCGATGGCAAGCAACATGCCATGTCCTACTTCTACGAAGATTTGCTGGTGCTGGCTTTTGAAGATCTGTGGGGCGGTGGTGACCAAGACTTCAACGACACGGTGTTCGTGATCGACTTCGGCCGCAAGAACAACCGTGAAATTGCAGGGGTAGCCACGCCGGAACCGACGATCATGATGGGTCTGGGCCTGGTGGGTCTGGGTCTGGCTGGGTCGGCGAAGCGTCGCTCGCGCAAGTCTGATACCGCATCCTAG
- a CDS encoding YlqD family protein, translating into MDTTSAGLWLKRPVIVKAVVTPRWKEDAQVELQRQIDQLDRQLQQLETQGQRAIAEIQRQSIQPPGPEVTRQIENIQAQVNEQKSQMLEQKNQVLQQLNRVHSLELDKEVIQTQMESLFQVQQGDNLIDKMQVEILLRDGIVEEIRGEL; encoded by the coding sequence ATGGATACGACTTCAGCGGGCCTGTGGCTCAAGCGCCCTGTGATTGTGAAGGCCGTTGTTACGCCGCGCTGGAAGGAAGATGCGCAGGTTGAATTGCAGCGGCAAATTGACCAGCTCGATCGCCAGTTACAGCAACTGGAAACCCAAGGTCAGCGGGCGATCGCGGAAATTCAGCGCCAGAGCATTCAACCGCCCGGCCCGGAAGTGACTCGCCAAATTGAAAATATTCAGGCCCAGGTGAACGAACAGAAATCCCAAATGCTGGAGCAAAAAAACCAAGTTTTGCAACAGCTCAATCGGGTTCACTCCTTGGAGCTGGATAAGGAAGTGATTCAAACGCAAATGGAAAGCCTGTTTCAGGTGCAACAGGGTGATAATTTGATTGACAAGATGCAGGTTGAAATTCTGCTACGGGATGGCATTGTTGAAGAAATTCGTGGTGAACTGTAA
- a CDS encoding ATP-binding protein, giving the protein MFQTTRRRLALWYATVTAVLVLVAAIAFYGYARATLVDRVDDTIEHAIELVARSLVIESVQVRDLAAIDPQQMITRARVNLEASFRDNTGTVWNDVEDDRIDLEWFSPTGQQLWTSFAEPLTIPLHPTRKSETVKVLRDGPGKSAEGRGPVEPPLVLRQRTQAIALGGQPLGYLRVSHPWFEVTKPAQQLAIDLSLGVVALIGAVGAIGWWLSGLAMEPVRESYQRLRQFTADASHELRNPIATIQTNVQVALAETNPQMERSQLEAIERLTRRLGKLVDDLLFLARQDSGIVQPQWGMVDLSELLLEAIEEQMALATRQALELIPELSEIPDQRAWMVRGDRDQLARLLTNLIGNAIQYTPSGGRVWVRLDRDLRKPTLKLEVQDTGIGIAPEALPHLFDRFYRADVARSRHRTGQSAGSGLGLAIVQAIVQVHQGQIRLDSQLDRGTTVTITLPSLVEPPLEVGSYQNS; this is encoded by the coding sequence GTGTTTCAGACAACGCGGCGACGGCTGGCCCTTTGGTACGCGACCGTAACAGCAGTGTTGGTGCTGGTGGCGGCGATCGCCTTCTATGGCTATGCGAGGGCCACGCTGGTCGATCGGGTAGATGACACGATCGAACATGCGATCGAACTGGTGGCTCGATCGTTGGTGATTGAATCGGTGCAGGTGCGCGACCTGGCCGCCATCGATCCACAGCAGATGATTACTCGGGCCCGGGTGAACCTGGAAGCCAGCTTTCGGGACAACACGGGCACGGTTTGGAATGATGTGGAAGATGATCGAATTGATTTGGAATGGTTTAGCCCCACGGGCCAGCAGCTTTGGACCAGCTTCGCGGAACCCTTGACCATTCCCCTGCATCCCACTCGTAAAAGTGAAACGGTGAAAGTGTTGCGCGACGGGCCTGGGAAGTCAGCCGAGGGGCGGGGGCCGGTGGAACCGCCGTTGGTGTTGCGGCAACGCACTCAAGCCATTGCGCTGGGTGGGCAACCCTTGGGCTATTTGCGAGTCAGTCACCCTTGGTTTGAGGTCACCAAGCCGGCCCAGCAGTTGGCGATCGACCTGAGCTTGGGGGTGGTGGCGTTGATTGGGGCCGTGGGGGCGATCGGGTGGTGGTTGTCGGGGCTGGCCATGGAACCGGTGCGCGAGTCTTACCAACGCTTGCGGCAATTTACGGCCGATGCATCCCATGAACTGCGCAACCCGATCGCCACCATTCAAACCAATGTGCAGGTGGCGTTGGCGGAAACCAACCCCCAAATGGAGCGATCGCAGTTGGAAGCGATCGAACGGTTAACTCGCCGTCTGGGGAAATTGGTGGACGATCTGTTGTTTTTGGCCCGCCAAGATAGCGGCATTGTGCAACCCCAGTGGGGAATGGTGGATCTGTCGGAATTGCTGCTGGAGGCGATCGAGGAGCAAATGGCCCTGGCCACCCGCCAAGCATTGGAATTGATTCCCGAACTCAGCGAAATTCCCGATCAGCGGGCCTGGATGGTGCGGGGCGACCGGGATCAGTTGGCGCGGCTGCTCACCAACCTGATTGGCAACGCGATTCAATACACGCCGTCGGGTGGGCGGGTTTGGGTTCGGCTCGATCGGGACCTGCGCAAACCCACCTTAAAGCTCGAAGTCCAAGACACCGGCATTGGCATTGCACCGGAAGCCTTGCCCCATCTGTTCGATCGGTTCTACCGTGCCGATGTGGCCCGATCGCGCCATCGCACCGGTCAATCTGCCGGGTCGGGTTTGGGGCTGGCCATTGTCCAGGCGATCGTGCAAGTTCACCAGGGGCAAATCCGCCTCGATAGTCAGCTCGATCGGGGAACAACCGTCACCATCACCCTGCCCAGCTTGGTTGAACCCCCGCTGGAGGTCGGTAGCTATCAGAACAGTTAG
- a CDS encoding ATP-binding protein: MTTPYMPRKKVVQKRREYNAWVATETIEDYSLRYAPQSFRKWSEFLVANTALGGISFLALEAIGGSLVISYGFSNSFWAILVVGLLIGLAGIPISYYAAKYNVDIDLLTRGAGFGYIGSTITSLIYASFTFIFFALEAAILAQALELYWHLPLWLGYILCSLVVLPIVFYGITAIERLQFWTQPIWLILMGLPFVFVGLKEPAALDRWLHFAGNSPSGAAFDPLLFGAAATVSFSLIAQLGEQVDYLRFLPECGPNNRIRWWLAVLAAGPGWIVLGAAKQLGGAFLATLAIEHGASFAKAKEPIQMYLAGFATVFDDPQVVLTVGVFFVIISQIKINVTNAYAGSLAWSNFFSRLTHSHPGRVVWLVFNVSIALLLMELGVFETLEAVLGLYSNVAIAWIGAIVADLVINKPLKLSPSYVEFKRAYLYNFNPVGFGSMVVASVIAMVAFVGLFGETLRAYAPFLALGIAFGLSPLIAWATQGRYYIARPNEVRLNFPAATLVSCCVCDNEYEPSDLAFCPVYDGHICSLCCSLDAHCHDSCKPSAGEQVRLAAIVAQAIFGDRLSLRLGKRMVRFLGLFAAMAALLGAIFALVYTLGPIAELPLAQPDAESMPLLETFGVLYAMLLVLSGIAVWWWVLTDESRELAEEELDNQNLQLQQEVRDREAAEAALQDLAKDLEQRVKQRTAQLSEALTVLKKAQTQLVQTEKMSSLGQMVAGVAHEINNPVNFIHGNLEHACNYVQDVLALLVAYQLAFPKATPEILELADEIDVTFVQEDLPKLLKSMRVGTDRIREIVLSLRTFSRLDEAEVKSVDIHAGLDSTLMILSNRLKATDQRPAIQIQKHYGELSPIECYAGQMNQVFMNLLTNAIDAIDEDKRGDREPPQIAITTTLADPETVQIVITDNGPGIAPEVQRNLFDAFFTTKDVGKGTGLGLSIAQQIVVERHGGRLTCRSELNHSTSFLIEIPMRQFVED; encoded by the coding sequence ATGACGACCCCGTATATGCCCCGCAAAAAGGTTGTGCAGAAGCGTCGAGAGTATAACGCTTGGGTCGCCACCGAGACGATCGAGGACTATTCCCTTCGCTATGCACCCCAGTCTTTTCGGAAGTGGTCGGAGTTTTTAGTTGCCAATACGGCCTTAGGAGGAATTTCCTTCCTGGCCCTGGAAGCGATCGGTGGATCTTTAGTGATTAGCTATGGATTCAGCAATTCTTTTTGGGCAATTTTGGTGGTAGGGCTGCTGATTGGCCTAGCTGGAATTCCCATTTCCTATTACGCCGCCAAATACAATGTCGATATTGATTTGCTCACCAGGGGCGCAGGCTTTGGTTACATTGGCTCAACCATTACCTCGCTGATTTACGCCTCTTTCACTTTCATTTTCTTTGCGCTGGAAGCGGCAATCCTGGCCCAAGCCTTAGAGCTTTATTGGCATCTTCCCCTGTGGTTGGGCTATATCCTTTGCTCTTTGGTGGTGCTGCCGATTGTGTTTTATGGCATCACGGCGATCGAGCGGTTGCAGTTTTGGACGCAACCAATTTGGCTGATTTTGATGGGGTTGCCCTTTGTGTTTGTGGGCCTCAAGGAACCGGCCGCCCTCGATCGCTGGCTGCACTTTGCCGGAAACTCCCCCAGCGGAGCCGCCTTTGATCCCTTGCTGTTTGGCGCGGCGGCCACCGTTTCTTTTTCGCTCATTGCCCAGTTGGGCGAACAGGTAGACTATCTCCGTTTTTTGCCGGAATGTGGCCCCAACAATCGGATTCGCTGGTGGTTAGCGGTGTTGGCGGCGGGGCCCGGTTGGATTGTGCTGGGAGCAGCCAAGCAGTTGGGCGGGGCCTTTTTGGCCACTTTGGCGATCGAGCATGGGGCTTCCTTTGCTAAGGCCAAGGAGCCAATTCAAATGTACCTGGCCGGATTCGCCACCGTTTTTGACGATCCCCAAGTGGTGCTGACGGTGGGGGTGTTTTTCGTGATCATCTCCCAAATCAAAATCAACGTCACGAACGCCTACGCGGGATCCCTGGCCTGGTCAAATTTCTTTTCGCGGCTCACCCACTCCCACCCCGGGCGAGTGGTGTGGTTGGTGTTCAATGTGTCGATCGCTCTGCTGTTGATGGAGTTGGGGGTTTTTGAAACCCTAGAGGCCGTGTTGGGCCTCTATTCCAACGTGGCGATCGCTTGGATTGGGGCGATCGTGGCGGACTTGGTGATTAACAAACCGCTTAAGCTCAGTCCGTCCTACGTTGAGTTTAAACGCGCCTATCTTTACAACTTCAACCCCGTGGGATTTGGCTCGATGGTGGTGGCTTCGGTCATTGCCATGGTGGCTTTTGTGGGGCTTTTTGGGGAAACGCTGCGGGCCTATGCGCCGTTTTTGGCCCTGGGGATTGCTTTCGGTCTGTCGCCATTGATCGCCTGGGCAACCCAAGGCCGCTACTACATCGCGCGTCCCAATGAAGTGCGCTTGAATTTTCCGGCCGCCACCCTGGTCAGTTGCTGCGTTTGTGACAACGAGTATGAGCCATCGGATTTGGCCTTTTGTCCTGTTTACGATGGCCACATCTGCTCCCTCTGTTGCAGTCTGGATGCCCATTGTCACGATTCCTGCAAGCCCTCCGCAGGCGAACAGGTGCGATTGGCCGCAATTGTGGCCCAGGCCATTTTTGGCGATCGCCTGTCTTTGCGGTTGGGCAAGCGGATGGTGCGTTTTTTGGGGCTGTTTGCGGCCATGGCGGCCCTGCTGGGGGCAATTTTTGCGCTGGTTTATACCCTCGGGCCGATCGCAGAGTTGCCCCTCGCGCAACCCGATGCTGAATCAATGCCGCTGCTGGAAACCTTTGGGGTTTTGTATGCGATGTTGCTGGTTTTGTCGGGGATCGCGGTCTGGTGGTGGGTGCTGACCGATGAGAGCCGCGAACTGGCTGAGGAGGAGTTAGACAACCAAAATCTGCAACTTCAGCAGGAAGTGCGCGATCGCGAGGCCGCCGAAGCCGCCCTGCAAGACTTGGCCAAGGATTTGGAGCAGCGGGTGAAACAACGCACCGCCCAACTATCGGAAGCCCTGACGGTGCTGAAAAAAGCCCAAACACAACTGGTTCAAACGGAAAAAATGTCCAGTTTGGGGCAAATGGTGGCGGGGGTGGCCCACGAAATTAATAATCCGGTGAATTTCATTCACGGCAACCTCGAACATGCCTGCAACTATGTGCAAGATGTGTTGGCGCTGTTGGTTGCCTATCAATTGGCCTTTCCCAAGGCCACGCCGGAAATTTTGGAGCTGGCGGACGAAATTGATGTGACGTTTGTGCAGGAAGATTTGCCCAAACTGTTGAAATCAATGCGGGTGGGAACCGATCGCATTCGAGAAATTGTTCTGTCCTTGCGCACCTTTTCGCGGCTGGACGAAGCGGAGGTGAAAAGCGTAGACATTCACGCGGGTTTGGATAGCACGCTGATGATTTTGAGCAACCGACTGAAGGCTACGGATCAACGCCCAGCGATTCAGATTCAAAAACACTACGGCGAGCTATCCCCCATTGAGTGTTACGCGGGGCAAATGAACCAGGTGTTTATGAATTTGCTGACCAATGCGATCGACGCGATCGATGAGGATAAACGGGGCGATCGGGAACCGCCGCAAATTGCCATCACCACCACCTTGGCCGATCCTGAAACGGTGCAGATTGTGATTACGGATAATGGGCCCGGAATTGCCCCTGAGGTGCAACGAAACTTGTTTGATGCTTTTTTCACCACCAAAGATGTGGGCAAGGGAACCGGTTTGGGTCTGTCCATTGCCCAACAGATTGTGGTGGAAAGGCATGGCGGCCGGTTAACTTGTCGATCGGAGTTGAATCATTCAACTAGCTTTTTGATTGAAATTCCCATGCGGCAATTTGTGGAAGATTAG
- a CDS encoding DUF3177 family protein, translating to MAENWLESLVWTDYRVAVLFTVLIPLGLLLWALVAKADALQKLMVIYWRVSSLLAITVYLMIGSLPVSFVAALGARVLIPLGLWFWVDLNEEIDDQPQGRLKFAFKAWRWAMTIYCAIGTVAQVLTLPCALKPSEVLVKDAACRVWLEPTWLYREYFHNNTNPSFLGVLGVLGLAIYVIYLAYFVVFRLGKQGRSATGI from the coding sequence ATGGCTGAAAACTGGTTGGAATCCTTGGTTTGGACGGACTACCGCGTGGCGGTTTTGTTTACCGTTTTGATACCGCTAGGGCTGTTGCTGTGGGCGCTTGTGGCCAAGGCCGACGCGCTGCAAAAGCTGATGGTGATCTATTGGCGGGTTTCGAGCCTGCTGGCCATCACGGTGTATTTGATGATTGGCTCTTTGCCCGTGAGCTTTGTGGCGGCGCTGGGGGCGCGGGTGTTGATTCCGCTTGGGCTGTGGTTCTGGGTCGATTTAAATGAAGAAATTGACGACCAACCCCAAGGGCGGCTGAAGTTTGCGTTTAAGGCTTGGCGCTGGGCCATGACCATTTACTGCGCGATCGGGACGGTGGCGCAGGTGTTGACCTTGCCCTGCGCCCTGAAACCCAGCGAAGTGCTGGTGAAGGATGCGGCTTGCCGTGTTTGGTTGGAACCCACCTGGCTCTATCGAGAATATTTCCACAACAACACCAATCCTAGTTTTCTGGGCGTGTTGGGAGTTTTAGGCTTGGCGATTTATGTCATTTATTTGGCCTATTTTGTGGTGTTCCGGTTGGGCAAACAGGGGCGATCGGCAACGGGGATTTAG
- a CDS encoding cytochrome b, producing the protein MADSAQVAPPKRRLNNAFQNLMSLHWWMVLAYLILFVGGTFMAQLPREVSFRPGFYDFHKSIGILTIGLLLGRVLLLFRVWWRKYSRRLPKLSTHWWRVFLLHSSLYGFMIVVPVTGIFLSNSVRPNNVKFFGIVVPELFPQNAEMVDLGRGLHFWFSYSFLVFVIAHAIDQWKVVRALWRRWTGFWKKSSSNNSKTALK; encoded by the coding sequence ATGGCTGATTCTGCCCAGGTTGCTCCACCCAAACGCCGCCTCAACAATGCCTTCCAAAATTTGATGTCCTTGCATTGGTGGATGGTGCTGGCCTATCTCATTTTGTTTGTGGGAGGAACCTTCATGGCGCAACTGCCGCGCGAGGTTTCCTTTCGCCCCGGTTTCTATGATTTCCACAAGTCGATCGGGATTTTAACCATTGGTTTGTTGTTGGGACGGGTGCTGTTGTTGTTCCGAGTTTGGTGGCGAAAATATTCCCGTCGGCTGCCCAAACTGTCCACCCATTGGTGGCGTGTATTTCTGCTGCACAGCAGCCTCTATGGCTTCATGATTGTGGTTCCGGTCACGGGTATTTTTCTGTCTAATTCCGTGAGGCCTAATAATGTCAAATTTTTTGGCATTGTTGTGCCGGAGCTGTTTCCCCAAAATGCTGAGATGGTGGATTTGGGGCGTGGCTTACACTTTTGGTTTTCCTATAGCTTTTTGGTGTTTGTGATTGCCCACGCGATCGATCAATGGAAAGTTGTTCGTGCCCTGTGGCGGCGTTGGACAGGTTTTTGGAAGAAGTCATCATCCAACAATTCCAAAACGGCTCTCAAGTAA